A single region of the Thermoanaerobacterium aotearoense genome encodes:
- the spoIIAA gene encoding anti-sigma F factor antagonist, translating into MGIKFVEKNDTLIVKIKGELDHHTSDIFKDAINTEYQKGFKNIILDFEKLNFMDSSGIGMILGRYKMAKDNDGKLAIVCANSRLLKVIELSGILRIINCYDTIEEAIKNMQRGI; encoded by the coding sequence ATGGGAATAAAATTTGTAGAAAAAAATGACACCTTAATAGTAAAGATAAAAGGGGAATTAGATCATCATACATCGGATATTTTTAAAGATGCTATAAATACTGAATACCAGAAAGGATTTAAAAATATTATATTGGATTTTGAAAAATTGAATTTTATGGATAGTTCCGGCATTGGAATGATTCTTGGAAGGTATAAAATGGCTAAAGATAATGATGGCAAATTGGCGATTGTATGTGCTAATTCTCGACTTTTAAAAGTCATTGAATTATCAGGAATTTTAAGGATAATAAATTGCTATGATACAATAGAAGAAGCTATTAAAAACATGCAAAGGGGGATATAA
- the spoIIAB gene encoding anti-sigma F factor: MSYSNKMELKFLSKSQNESFARTVIAAFAAQLDPTVEEIADIKTAVSEAVTNSIIHGYEGKIDYIILKAEIEGNKLTVEVIDNGVGIEDIEKAMEPLYTTKPDEDRSGMGFTVMQTFMDELVVESEKGKGTKVRMTKYINSGK; this comes from the coding sequence ATGAGTTATTCAAATAAAATGGAGTTAAAATTTTTAAGCAAGTCACAAAATGAGTCTTTTGCACGGACCGTTATTGCTGCTTTTGCAGCTCAATTAGATCCGACTGTAGAAGAAATAGCAGATATCAAGACGGCGGTGTCTGAAGCTGTCACAAATTCCATAATTCACGGCTATGAAGGCAAAATTGATTATATAATATTAAAAGCAGAGATAGAAGGTAACAAGTTAACAGTCGAAGTTATTGACAATGGTGTTGGGATAGAGGACATTGAAAAAGCGATGGAACCTTTATATACTACAAAACCTGATGAAGATAGATCAGGAATGGGTTTTACTGTGATGCAGACTTTTATGGATGAATTGGTTGTTGAATCAGAAAAAGGAAAAGGTACTAAGGTTAGAATGACCAAATACATCAATTCAGGTAAATGA
- the sigF gene encoding RNA polymerase sporulation sigma factor SigF, whose translation MIDKDNERNEDVNELIRKSKNNDKSSMEKLLKENSGLIWSIVKKFSYRGYEAEDLYQIGCIGFVKAINKFDESYNVKLSTYAVPIIIGEIKRFLRDDGLIKVSRSLKELSNKAYFMKDKLEKELNREPTIQEIASKLNVSAEEVAMAFESTAAAEYLYDNSNHNEDDNLLLIEKIGIEEQEYEIEDRLALRMVLKNLNSRERQIIVLRYFKDMTQTEVSKILGISQVQVSRIEKKVLKKLKEQLQEV comes from the coding sequence ATGATTGATAAAGATAATGAAAGGAATGAAGATGTAAATGAACTTATAAGAAAATCTAAAAATAATGACAAGTCTTCGATGGAGAAATTGCTGAAAGAAAATAGCGGCCTTATTTGGAGCATAGTGAAGAAATTTTCTTACAGAGGATATGAGGCGGAAGATCTTTATCAGATTGGATGTATAGGGTTTGTAAAAGCCATTAATAAGTTTGATGAATCCTATAATGTGAAATTATCCACGTATGCAGTGCCAATTATAATAGGCGAAATAAAAAGGTTTTTGAGAGATGATGGACTTATCAAAGTTAGCCGGTCATTAAAAGAATTATCAAATAAAGCTTATTTTATGAAAGACAAATTGGAAAAGGAATTAAATAGAGAACCAACAATTCAAGAAATTGCTTCAAAGCTTAATGTTTCGGCAGAAGAAGTTGCAATGGCATTTGAATCTACTGCCGCTGCTGAATATTTGTATGATAATTCCAATCATAATGAGGATGACAATTTGCTTTTGATAGAAAAAATAGGGATCGAAGAACAGGAATACGAAATTGAAGATAGGTTGGCTTTAAGAATGGTTTTAAAAAATTTAAATTCTCGTGAAAGACAGATAATTGTTTTGCGGTATTTTAAAGACATGACGCAGACAGAAGTATCGAAAATCTTAGGCATATCTCAAGTGCAGGTATCAAGAATTGAAAAAAAGGTTTTAAAAAAACTAAAGGAACAGTTGCAAGAAGTGTAA
- a CDS encoding dodecin family protein: protein MAVVKILNVVGDSTKSWDDAIQNAVAEAAKTVNNISGIEVLNQTANVKDGKIVEYKANIQIAFRVDR, encoded by the coding sequence ATGGCTGTAGTTAAAATTTTAAATGTCGTTGGAGATTCAACTAAAAGCTGGGATGATGCTATACAAAATGCTGTTGCAGAAGCTGCAAAAACTGTAAACAATATATCTGGGATAGAAGTGTTAAACCAGACTGCCAATGTAAAAGACGGTAAAATTGTGGAATATAAAGCAAATATTCAGATAGCATTTAGAGTAGACAGATAA
- the spoVAC gene encoding stage V sporulation protein AC: MEKDIKKQQEYKDIAQKYEPKPTLLKNVLWAFVVGGLICDVGQFFLNLFVKRGMTPEQAGTPVAIIMVFLGSFLTGIGIYDDIGRFAGAGSVVPITGFANSIVSPAMEFKREGFVFGAASRMFNIAGPVIVYGVGTSIIVGIIYYFLKG, translated from the coding sequence ATGGAAAAAGATATAAAAAAGCAACAAGAATACAAAGATATTGCACAAAAATATGAACCAAAGCCAACTCTTTTGAAAAATGTTTTATGGGCTTTTGTGGTAGGTGGGTTAATCTGCGATGTTGGTCAATTTTTTTTAAATTTGTTTGTAAAACGTGGAATGACTCCTGAACAAGCTGGAACTCCTGTTGCAATTATAATGGTTTTTTTAGGCTCATTTTTAACTGGAATTGGTATTTACGATGATATTGGACGTTTTGCAGGAGCTGGCTCTGTTGTCCCGATAACTGGTTTTGCAAATTCTATTGTTTCACCAGCTATGGAGTTTAAGAGAGAAGGATTTGTATTTGGAGCAGCTTCGAGAATGTTTAACATTGCAGGACCGGTCATAGTTTATGGTGTTGGTACTTCTATTATCGTAGGGATCATATACTATTTTCTAAAAGGGTGA
- the spoVAD gene encoding stage V sporulation protein AD, which translates to MAIKKVGSQTVKFANPPSIISSGTIVGPKEGQGPLKDYFDMILTDDTYGEKSWEKAECKMFQDSVNLALKKASLNISDIDYLIGGDLLNQIITSSFAARQFNVPTFGLYGACSTMAEGLSIASMLIDGGFADHIVVTTSSHFSTAERQYRFPLEQGVQRPFTSQWTVTGSGSSLLSSNGTGPYITHVTTGKVVDLGMKDANNMGAAMAPAAADTILTHFNDTGFTIDDYDLIITGDMARVGKSILMELLRKEGMNIENKYKDCGIEIYDESQDVHSGGSGAGCSAVVLNGWLLQQIKSGIYNRVLFIATGALLSPTSTQQGESIPGIAHAVTISNYA; encoded by the coding sequence ATGGCAATAAAAAAAGTTGGATCGCAAACTGTGAAATTCGCAAATCCGCCTTCTATTATATCGTCTGGCACAATAGTTGGACCAAAAGAAGGGCAAGGACCTTTAAAAGATTATTTTGACATGATTTTGACTGATGATACTTACGGTGAAAAAAGTTGGGAAAAAGCTGAATGTAAAATGTTTCAGGATTCTGTTAACTTAGCACTTAAAAAAGCAAGTTTAAATATTTCAGATATTGATTATTTGATAGGGGGAGATCTTTTAAACCAAATAATTACTTCTAGTTTTGCTGCCAGGCAATTTAATGTGCCTACATTTGGATTATATGGAGCTTGTTCCACAATGGCTGAAGGATTGTCGATAGCTTCTATGCTAATAGATGGAGGATTTGCAGATCATATTGTTGTTACAACATCTAGTCATTTTTCTACTGCAGAAAGACAATACAGATTTCCATTAGAGCAAGGTGTCCAAAGGCCATTCACATCCCAGTGGACGGTTACAGGATCTGGTTCATCGTTGTTGTCATCCAATGGCACAGGTCCATATATAACACATGTTACCACAGGGAAAGTTGTTGATTTGGGAATGAAAGACGCAAACAACATGGGTGCTGCTATGGCACCTGCTGCAGCAGATACAATTTTGACACATTTTAATGATACTGGTTTTACAATAGACGATTATGATTTGATAATAACTGGAGATATGGCGAGAGTTGGGAAAAGCATCCTAATGGAGTTGCTTAGAAAAGAAGGCATGAACATTGAAAATAAATACAAAGATTGCGGAATAGAAATATATGATGAGTCGCAAGATGTACATTCCGGCGGAAGTGGGGCAGGATGTTCTGCAGTAGTTTTAAATGGTTGGCTACTTCAACAGATAAAAAGCGGAATTTACAATAGGGTTTTATTTATCGCTACAGGGGCTTTGCTATCGCCAACAAGTACGCAACAAGGCGAGTCAATACCTGGTATAGCACATGCAGTCACAATTTCAAATTACGCGTAG
- the spoVAE gene encoding stage V sporulation protein AE yields the protein MDYLRAFLVGGIICVIAQLLMDKTKLTPARILVLYVTVGAILGGIGIYKKIIDFGGAGATVPLLGFGNSLAQGAIKAVKKDGITGAFTGGLTATAGGIAAAIFFGYLFSIIFNPRTKK from the coding sequence TTGGATTATTTACGGGCTTTTCTCGTAGGCGGAATAATTTGCGTGATTGCTCAATTATTAATGGATAAAACAAAGCTTACACCTGCGAGAATTTTAGTTTTGTATGTTACAGTAGGAGCTATATTAGGTGGTATAGGAATATACAAAAAAATAATAGATTTTGGAGGAGCTGGTGCCACTGTTCCACTTCTTGGTTTTGGAAATTCTTTAGCACAAGGGGCAATCAAAGCAGTAAAAAAAGATGGCATTACTGGCGCTTTTACAGGTGGTTTGACGGCAACAGCAGGTGGTATTGCTGCAGCAATTTTTTTTGGTTATTTGTTTTCCATAATATTTAATCCTCGTACTAAAAAATAA